The genomic DNA AACCTTTCCTGCAATTTTCCAACATCCTAACGCTCAGAAAGCTGACTGACTCATGATCAAAAGCATGACAGGGTATGGCAAGGGCCAGGCATCGTCGGAAACCGTATCCTTGACGGTGGAGATCCGCTCAGTGAATCATCGTTACAGTGATGTGTCCGTCAAGGCCCCGCGAGCATTAATGTCCCTTGAAAGCGAAATGAAAAAGCGGGTGACCGCACGCCTGGCCCGAGGCAAGATCGATGTGTTCATCAACCAGGAATATGCCGCTGGATCTTCTGCGCTGCCAACCGTCAATCGACCCCTTGCTGCGGCATACGTTGGCCTCTTCGAACAACTGAGCGCCGATTTTGCCGTTGACAGCGGCATCCCCCTTTCTCTACTGGTGGGGCAGAAGGACGTGCTTGTCGTGAAGGAGAACGAGCTCGCGCCTGAGGAGGTTGCGTCACTGGTGATTACGGCTATCGAAGGAGCTCTGGACGCTCTGGAAGGCATGCGTTTGAAAGAAGGCGAGGCTCTTTGCCTCGATATGGAGGGACGGTTGACCGAAGTAGAAAGGCTGCTCTCCAGGATTGAGGAACGGGCCCCCCAAGTCCCTCTCGAATGGCAGGCCCGGTTGAAGGAGCGTCTGAGTCGCCTGCAGAGAGATTTCGAATACGACCCCCAGCGGGTTGCTCAGGAGATAGCTCTTTTCGCCGACCGCTGCGACATCAGCGAAGAGATCGTGCGGTTCCACAGCCATCTGCAGCAGTTTCGCAACCTGCAGTCTGTCGCCGAGCCGGTGGGACGGCAGATGGACTTTCTGGTTCAGGAGTTGAACCGGGAAGCCAACACCATGGGCTCCAAGTCCAACGACGCCGAGATGACCCGTCTGGTAGTTGCCATCAAGGCAGAACTGGAAAAGATCCGGGAGCAGGTGCAGAATGTCGAGTGAGCGGCCTGAGCGGGAGGGAATTTTGTTCGTCATTTCCGCTCCCTCCGGGGCAGGAAAGACGACACTTTGCAAGGAAATAATTGACTTTTTTCAGTCTCTTCGGCATTCTGTCTCGTACACGACGCGGCCGCAGCGTCCCGGCGAACAGGACGGTATAGACTACCATTTTGTCACCAGGACAGTCTTCGATGCCATGGTCGCGCAAGGGGCGTTTGCCGAGTGGGCAGAGGTCCATGGCAATCGTTACGGCACCGCTATCGAAACACTGGAACGTTTCCGGGCAGAGGGGCGCGATGTCCTTCTCGACATCGACTGTCAGGGCGCCCGGCAACTGAAGAGGAGTTACCGAGAGGGTGTCTTTATCTTCGTTCTGCCGCCCAGCCTGACGGAACTGCAGCGCCGTCTCCACGGACGCAATACGGACTCCCCGGAGGTCATTGCCCGCCGCATTGCCAATGCTCGCGACGAAATCCGTGAAGCAGTATGGTATGATTATCTCGTCATCAATGACGATTTTTCCCAGGCGTTTTCTGAACTGAAGTCGATTGTTCTGGCGGAGGGCTGTCGGACATCCCGTCGGCAGGCCAAAATCTCCAGAATCCTGGAATCCAAATAAACTTTTGCTGGAAAGGAAACAACCACTGTGGCACGTATTACTGTAGAGGACTGTTTGCGTCAAGTCCCAAATCGCTTTCTTCTGGTTATGATTGCCGCCAAGCGTACCAAGCAACTGTACAAGGGAGCGCAACCGTTGATCGAAAACAAGGCCGGCAACAAGAAGGTGGTGCTTGCGCTGCGAGAAATCGCCTCCGGCAGAATCGAGTATGAGATTCCTGCCCGCAAAAAATGAGGACGGGTGCTCGGCGTTCCATGTTTCATGTTGAATAGCACAGCATTAAACAGGAACGCGATACATGTGACATTTTTTTGGTTTCAACGAGTGCCGGCG from Desulfuromonadales bacterium includes the following:
- a CDS encoding YicC/YloC family endoribonuclease, which codes for MIKSMTGYGKGQASSETVSLTVEIRSVNHRYSDVSVKAPRALMSLESEMKKRVTARLARGKIDVFINQEYAAGSSALPTVNRPLAAAYVGLFEQLSADFAVDSGIPLSLLVGQKDVLVVKENELAPEEVASLVITAIEGALDALEGMRLKEGEALCLDMEGRLTEVERLLSRIEERAPQVPLEWQARLKERLSRLQRDFEYDPQRVAQEIALFADRCDISEEIVRFHSHLQQFRNLQSVAEPVGRQMDFLVQELNREANTMGSKSNDAEMTRLVVAIKAELEKIREQVQNVE
- the rpoZ gene encoding DNA-directed RNA polymerase subunit omega: MARITVEDCLRQVPNRFLLVMIAAKRTKQLYKGAQPLIENKAGNKKVVLALREIASGRIEYEIPARKK
- the gmk gene encoding guanylate kinase; the protein is MFVISAPSGAGKTTLCKEIIDFFQSLRHSVSYTTRPQRPGEQDGIDYHFVTRTVFDAMVAQGAFAEWAEVHGNRYGTAIETLERFRAEGRDVLLDIDCQGARQLKRSYREGVFIFVLPPSLTELQRRLHGRNTDSPEVIARRIANARDEIREAVWYDYLVINDDFSQAFSELKSIVLAEGCRTSRRQAKISRILESK